Proteins found in one Neodiprion lecontei isolate iyNeoLeco1 chromosome 6, iyNeoLeco1.1, whole genome shotgun sequence genomic segment:
- the LOC107222428 gene encoding tyrosine-protein phosphatase 10D isoform X1, with amino-acid sequence MKRPIVISRWSGIFLVLLAEVTYSTDLAIEIPGNLSQGDSWYRLDYSPAIGYPPPNTRISSDEIGDEIKFTNVLPGTKYEFWLYYSNSTLNDWLTWTASITTAPDPPSNLTVTVRNGKSATVSWAPPAQGNYSGFRLRVQSFSDTSSPKTSLVPADVATYTFQDLIPGATYSLQLFTVLDANESVAYTSRNFTTKPNTPGKFIVWFRNETTLLVLWQPPYPAGIYTHYKVSIDPPDAIESVLYVEKEGEPPGPAQAAFKGLVPGRAYNISVQTVSEDETSAPTTAQYRTVPLRPLNVTFDRRYLTPTSFRVLWDSQNGTSEFDKYQVSLATRRQTPVTRSRDDERWLDFKDLEPGKTYQVIVKTVSGKVTSWPATGDITLEPLPVRDLRAVTDEQTGMVEVSWTPNNASTQDSYKLSYDEVERLTGDTTSLTVDKTKVKVTLDALLPGRNYSISVQAMSNKAESVESVIYQVTRPASPIIEDLKSIEKGLNISWKSDVNSRQEKFEVTHNRNDTGESTTTSTIESHIDLKDLFPGAGYEIRVVAISHGLRSEPHVHFQAVLPHPPKNLSIEKVRRNGVVVRWEAPTDSMFTEFAIRYQTEDDTTWHDVASLSNTEAEIDDMTPGERYIIRVNTVSFGIESLDSLQVNQTIQPNPVLNITLTSDSTNVTLEWPRPEGRIETYVIRWWLVNDSDSIRTKNVTESTVSAAAAASGPKEGVQLRKELIGELTPGMEYSFSVYTVSYNLVSDVTNLTTRTMPLIQSEVVVVIDQDYPDSLTLLYTPTPVQSSRFDLYRFSISDSNNTIKEKMVNDTENKVTFSGLTPGKLYNVTAWTVSDNVESQPLLRQDRLFPERVTRIHAVNINDTRITLEWDVPRGEYDAFEVQYISTDESLEESLIQNVTNRNSITINNLRPHRNYTFTLVVISGTESTFLRKSSPVSASFTTSESYPGKVEVFQPSNVSPSDITFEWSLPSQDQNGVIRKFSITYGLEGSTHTQVKDFKPTELQGVIKSLIPGKTYIFRIQAETRIGFGPEVVWKQKMPILAPPKPPTQVVPSEVCRSSTTIQIRFRKNYFSEQNGAVTSYTIIVAEDDSKNASGLEMPSWKDVQGYSIWPPYQVMEPYYPFKNGSVEDFTIGGENCDGKTGYCNGPLKSGSTYKVKVRAFTAPDKFTDTSYSFPIQTGLLVADKDNTAIIVGVTVPIVLLLTFLGLGLIIRRRRSQGRKTTETRVTDDLSLPGSVIEISRPIRVENFADHYRMMSADSDFRFSEEFEELKHVGRDQPCTAADLPCNRPKNRFTNILPYDHSRFKLQPVDDEEGSDYINANYVPGHNSPREFIVTQGPLHSTRGDFWRMVWESNSQAIVMLTRCIEKGREKCDRYFPEDTLPAYYDEICVTMLNEWQYPDWRIRNFMLCKGKVEREIQHFHFMTWPDFGVPSPPQTLARFVRAFRERVGPDQRPIVVHCSAGVGRSGTFITLDRILQQILVSDYVDIFGIVCAMRKERVWMVQTEQQYICIHQCLLAVLEGQDNIGPIREIHDNQGFEGKNRSSVENSKNPAEAEKER; translated from the exons GTGACGTACTCGACCGATTTGGCGATCGAGATACCGGGAAATCTGAGTCAAGGGGACTCGTGGTACAGGCTCGATTACAGTCCGGCGATCGGTTATCCGCCGCCGAACACGAGGATATCGTCGGATGAAATTGGCGACGAGATCAAATTCACGAACGTTCTTCCCGGTACAAAGTACGAGTTCTGGCTCTACTACAGCAACTCGACGCTCAACGACTGGCTCACGTGGACCGCCTCGATAACTACAG cACCCGATCCACCCTCGAATCTCACGGTGACCGTTCGCAATGGAAAATCGGCTACCGTTTCTTGGGCTCCACCCGCGCAGGGTAATTATTCCGGATTCCGACTGCGGGTTCAGAGTTTCAGTGACACGAGTAGTCCCAAGACAAGCCTTGTTCCGGCCGATGTGGCCACCTATACATTTCAGGATCTCATACCCGGAGCTACATATTCTTTGCAGCTGTTCACCGTGCTCGATGCGAACGAGAGCGTGGCCTACACGAGCAGGAACTTCACGACCA AGCCAAATACACCGGGAAAGTTCATCGTTTGGTTCCGAAACGAGACAACGCTTCTGGTGTTGTGGCAGCCGCCGTATCCAGCCGGTATATACACCCACTACAAGGTGAGCATCGATCCACCGGATGCGATCGAGTCCGTTTTGTACGTCGAGAAGGAGGGCGAACCCCCGGGACCAGCGCAGGCTGCATTCAAAGGCCTCGTTCCAG GAAGAGCCTACAACATATCGGTACAAACCGTGTCGGAGGACGAGACTTCGGCCCCAACGACCGCCCAATATCGAACAGTTCCGCTTCGCCCGTTGAACGTCACTTTCGATAGAAGGTACCTGACTCCGACGTCTTTCCGAGTCCTCTGGGACTCCCAGAACGGGACGTCCGAGTTCGACAAGTACCAAGTGTCTCTGGCGACGAGGCGGCAGACTCCGGTCACCAGAAGCCGGGACGATGAGAGGTGGCTCGATTTCAAGGATTTGGAGCCCGGAAAGACCTATCAGGTGATTGTAAAGACGGTGTCTGGCAAAGTCACCAGCTGGCCAGCGACCGGGGATATAACGTTGG AACCGTTACCTGTCAGAGATCTCCGAGCTGTGACGGATGAGCAGACCGGAATGGTCGAGGTCTCCTGGACTCCAAACAACGCTAGCACTCAGGACAGCTACAAGCTTTCGTACGACGAAGTGGAAAGACTTACCGGCGATACGACGTCTCTGACAGTCGATAAAACGAAGGTAAAG gTGACGTTGGACGCGCTTCTTCCGGGTCGGAACTACTCGATAAGTGTCCAGGCTATGAGCAACAAGGCTGAATCAGTTGAGTCGGTGATATACCAAGTGACCCGACCGGCCAGTCCGATCATCGAGGATCTTAAATCGATCGAAAAGGGGCTGAACATATCTTGGAAGAGCGACGTAAACTCGCGTCAGGAGAAGTTCGAGGTTACTCACAACAGAAATGACACCGGGGAGAGTACGACGACCTCGACTATCGAGTCTCACATCGATCTAAAGGACTTGTTTCCGGGTGCAGGGTACGAGATTCGGGTCGTCGCGATCAGCCATGGCCTCAGAAGTGAGCCCCACGTCCACTTTCAGGCTGTCC TCCCTCATCCGCCGAAGAATTTGAGCATTGAGAAAGTGCGGAGGAACGGGGTCGTCGTACGGTGGGAGGCACCGACAGATTCCATGTTCACGGAATTCGCCATTCGTTATCAAACCGAGGATGATACCACCTGGCACGATGTGGCGAGCTTGAGCAATACCGAGGCTGAAATAGATGACATGACACCCGGCGAACGGTACATCATCAGGGTAAACACGGTCAGCTTCGGGATCGAGAGCTTGGATTCGCTGCAAGTAAATCAGACAATTC AACCAAATCCAGTACTAAACATCACGCTGACTTCGGACTCTACTAATGTTACCTTGGAATGGCCGAGGCCAGAGGGCAGGATAGAGACGTATGTGATAAGATGGTGGTTGGTGAACGATAGCGATTCTATTCGCACTAAGAACGTCACAGAGAGTACGGTttctgccgctgctgctgcttctggTCCGAAGGAAGGTGTGCAATTGAGGAAGGAACTGATTGGCGAGTTGACACCAGGCATGGAGTACTCGTTCTCGGTTTACACCGTGTCCTACAACCTGGTCAGCGACGTGACCAATCTCACTACGAGAACAA TGCCGTTAATCCAGTCCGAAGTCGTGGTTGTCATCGACCAAGATTACCCCGACTCATTGACCCTCCTTTACACACCGACGCCAGTACAGTCGTCCCGTTTCGATCTTTATCGGTTCAGTATCAGCGACTCGAACAACAccattaaagaaaaaatggttAACGATACCGAGAACAAGGTGACGTTCAGCGGTTTGACACCgggaaaattgtacaacgtaACTGCCTGGACGGTTAGCGACAACGTCGAGAGTCAACCGCTACTCAGGCAGGACAGATTAT TCCCTGAACGAGTGACGAGGATACACGCGGTGAACATAAACGATACGAGGATAACGTTGGAATGGGATGTGCCTCGAGGCGAATACGACGCGTTCGAAGTGCAGTACATAAGCACGGACGAAAGTCTGGAGGAGAGCCTGATCCAAAACGTGACAAATCGCAACTCGATTACCATAAACAATCTGAGGCCTCATCGCAATTACACATTCACGCTGGTCGTGATATCCGGAACCGAGTCGACCTTCTTGAGAAAATCAAGTCCGGTAAGCGCCAGCTTTACAACGAGCGAATCTTATCCGGGAAAAGTCGAGGTGTTCCAACCTTCGAACGTCTCGCCAAGCGACATCACCTTCGAGTGGTCCCTGCCGAGCCAGGATCAGAATGGAGTCATTCGGAAGTTCAGCATCACGTACGGACTGGAG GGCTCGACTCACACGCAAGTCAAGGACTTCAAACCGACCGAGTTGCAGGGCGTGATCAAATCGCTGATACCAGGAAAGACGTACATATTTCGAATCCAGGCGGAAACGAGGATCGGCTTCGGGCCGGAGGTCGtttggaaacaaaaaatgcCAATTCTGGCGCCTCCGAAGCCTCCGACTCAGGTCGTACCCTCGGAGGTATGCAGAAGCAGCACCACCATCCAGATACGTTTCAGGAAAAACTACTTCAGCGAACAGAACGGAGCTGTCACTTCCTACACCATCATCGTCGCCGAGGACGACAGCAAAAATGCCTCCGGTCTGGAAATGCCCAGCTGGAAAGACGTCCAAGGTTACAGCATCTGGCCTCCGTATCAG GTAATGGAACCTTATTACCCGTTCAAAAATGGCTCCGTCGAAGACTTTACGATCGGTGGAGAAAATTGCGACGGTAAAACCGGCTACTGTAACGGCCCGTTGAAATCTGGCTCGACGTACAAAGTAAAGGTCCGGGCATTCACGGCTCCTGACAAGTTCACCGATACCAGTTACAGTTTTCCCATTCAGACAG GATTACTAGTCGCAG aCAAGGACAATACGGCTATCATTGTCGGCGTTACAGTTCCGATCGTTTTACTGCTGACATTCTTAGGGCTCGGTCTGATAATAAGACGAAGGAGAAGTCAAGGTAGAAAAACGACGGAAACACGAGTTACCGACGATCTATCGTTGCCTGGAAGTGTAATTGAGATAAG CCGTCCAATACGGGTGGAAAACTTCGCGGATCACTATCGAATGATGTCCGCGGATTCCGATTTCCGTTTCTCCGAGGAGTTTGAGGAGCTGAAACACGTCGGCAGAGATCAGCCCTGCACGGCGGCCGATCTACCTTGCAATCGGCCGAAGAACCGCTTCACCAACATCCTCCCTTACGATCATAGCAGGTTTAAACTGCAGCCAGTCGACGACGAGGAAGGTTCGGACTACATAAACGCGAACTACGTGCCG GGTCACAACTCGCCGAGGGAGTTCATCGTCACGCAAGGACCGCTGCATTCGACGCGCGGCGACTTCTGGCGAATGGTTTGGGAGAGCAATAGTCAGGCAATAGTGATGCTGACGCGTTGCATAGAGAAGGGAAGAGAGAAATGCGATCGTTACTTTCCCGAGGACACGCTTCCGGCATACTACGACGAGATTTGCGTCACTATGCTGAACGAGTGGCAATATCCCGACTGGCGCATAAGGAACTTCATGTTGTGCAAG GGCAAAGTCGAGCGGGAAATCCAGCACTTCCACTTCATGACCTGGCCCGACTTCGGGGTTCCAAGCCCGCCGCAAACCTTGGCGAGATTTGTGCGAGCTTTCAGGGAACGCGTTGGGCCCGATCAGAGACCCATCGTGGTTCACTGCAGCGCCGGGGTCGGCAGAAGCGGCACTTTCATCACCTTGGACAGGATACTGCAACAGATTTTGGTATCAGATTACGTCGATATATTCGGCATTGTCTGCGCCATGAGGAAGGAGAGGGTCTGGATGGTGCAGACCGAGCAGCAGTACATTTGCATACATCAGTGTTTGCTTGCTGTCTTGGAAGGGCAGGACAACATCGGACCGATTAGGGAAATTCACGACAATCAAGGATTCGAAG gGAAGAACCGAAGCtctgttgaaaattcaaagaacCCAGCCGAGGCTGAGAAGGAAAGGTGA
- the LOC107222428 gene encoding tyrosine-protein phosphatase 10D isoform X3 yields the protein MKRPIVISRWSGIFLVLLAEVTYSTDLAIEIPGNLSQGDSWYRLDYSPAIGYPPPNTRISSDEIGDEIKFTNVLPGTKYEFWLYYSNSTLNDWLTWTASITTAPDPPSNLTVTVRNGKSATVSWAPPAQGNYSGFRLRVQSFSDTSSPKTSLVPADVATYTFQDLIPGATYSLQLFTVLDANESVAYTSRNFTTKPNTPGKFIVWFRNETTLLVLWQPPYPAGIYTHYKVSIDPPDAIESVLYVEKEGEPPGPAQAAFKGLVPGRAYNISVQTVSEDETSAPTTAQYRTVPLRPLNVTFDRRYLTPTSFRVLWDSQNGTSEFDKYQVSLATRRQTPVTRSRDDERWLDFKDLEPGKTYQVIVKTVSGKVTSWPATGDITLEPLPVRDLRAVTDEQTGMVEVSWTPNNASTQDSYKLSYDEVERLTGDTTSLTVDKTKVKVTLDALLPGRNYSISVQAMSNKAESVESVIYQVTRPASPIIEDLKSIEKGLNISWKSDVNSRQEKFEVTHNRNDTGESTTTSTIESHIDLKDLFPGAGYEIRVVAISHGLRSEPHVHFQAVLPHPPKNLSIEKVRRNGVVVRWEAPTDSMFTEFAIRYQTEDDTTWHDVASLSNTEAEIDDMTPGERYIIRVNTVSFGIESLDSLQVNQTIQPNPVLNITLTSDSTNVTLEWPRPEGRIETYVIRWWLVNDSDSIRTKNVTESTVSAAAAASGPKEGVQLRKELIGELTPGMEYSFSVYTVSYNLVSDVTNLTTRTMPLIQSEVVVVIDQDYPDSLTLLYTPTPVQSSRFDLYRFSISDSNNTIKEKMVNDTENKVTFSGLTPGKLYNVTAWTVSDNVESQPLLRQDRLFPERVTRIHAVNINDTRITLEWDVPRGEYDAFEVQYISTDESLEESLIQNVTNRNSITINNLRPHRNYTFTLVVISGTESTFLRKSSPVSASFTTSESYPGKVEVFQPSNVSPSDITFEWSLPSQDQNGVIRKFSITYGLEGSTHTQVKDFKPTELQGVIKSLIPGKTYIFRIQAETRIGFGPEVVWKQKMPILAPPKPPTQVVPSEVCRSSTTIQIRFRKNYFSEQNGAVTSYTIIVAEDDSKNASGLEMPSWKDVQGYSIWPPYQVMEPYYPFKNGSVEDFTIGGENCDGKTGYCNGPLKSGSTYKVKVRAFTAPDKFTDTSYSFPIQTDKDNTAIIVGVTVPIVLLLTFLGLGLIIRRRRSQGRKTTETRVTDDLSLPGSVIEISRPIRVENFADHYRMMSADSDFRFSEEFEELKHVGRDQPCTAADLPCNRPKNRFTNILPYDHSRFKLQPVDDEEGSDYINANYVPGHNSPREFIVTQGPLHSTRGDFWRMVWESNSQAIVMLTRCIEKGREKCDRYFPEDTLPAYYDEICVTMLNEWQYPDWRIRNFMLCKGKVEREIQHFHFMTWPDFGVPSPPQTLARFVRAFRERVGPDQRPIVVHCSAGVGRSGTFITLDRILQQILVSDYVDIFGIVCAMRKERVWMVQTEQQYICIHQCLLAVLEGQDNIGPIREIHDNQGFEGKNRSSVENSKNPAEAEKER from the exons GTGACGTACTCGACCGATTTGGCGATCGAGATACCGGGAAATCTGAGTCAAGGGGACTCGTGGTACAGGCTCGATTACAGTCCGGCGATCGGTTATCCGCCGCCGAACACGAGGATATCGTCGGATGAAATTGGCGACGAGATCAAATTCACGAACGTTCTTCCCGGTACAAAGTACGAGTTCTGGCTCTACTACAGCAACTCGACGCTCAACGACTGGCTCACGTGGACCGCCTCGATAACTACAG cACCCGATCCACCCTCGAATCTCACGGTGACCGTTCGCAATGGAAAATCGGCTACCGTTTCTTGGGCTCCACCCGCGCAGGGTAATTATTCCGGATTCCGACTGCGGGTTCAGAGTTTCAGTGACACGAGTAGTCCCAAGACAAGCCTTGTTCCGGCCGATGTGGCCACCTATACATTTCAGGATCTCATACCCGGAGCTACATATTCTTTGCAGCTGTTCACCGTGCTCGATGCGAACGAGAGCGTGGCCTACACGAGCAGGAACTTCACGACCA AGCCAAATACACCGGGAAAGTTCATCGTTTGGTTCCGAAACGAGACAACGCTTCTGGTGTTGTGGCAGCCGCCGTATCCAGCCGGTATATACACCCACTACAAGGTGAGCATCGATCCACCGGATGCGATCGAGTCCGTTTTGTACGTCGAGAAGGAGGGCGAACCCCCGGGACCAGCGCAGGCTGCATTCAAAGGCCTCGTTCCAG GAAGAGCCTACAACATATCGGTACAAACCGTGTCGGAGGACGAGACTTCGGCCCCAACGACCGCCCAATATCGAACAGTTCCGCTTCGCCCGTTGAACGTCACTTTCGATAGAAGGTACCTGACTCCGACGTCTTTCCGAGTCCTCTGGGACTCCCAGAACGGGACGTCCGAGTTCGACAAGTACCAAGTGTCTCTGGCGACGAGGCGGCAGACTCCGGTCACCAGAAGCCGGGACGATGAGAGGTGGCTCGATTTCAAGGATTTGGAGCCCGGAAAGACCTATCAGGTGATTGTAAAGACGGTGTCTGGCAAAGTCACCAGCTGGCCAGCGACCGGGGATATAACGTTGG AACCGTTACCTGTCAGAGATCTCCGAGCTGTGACGGATGAGCAGACCGGAATGGTCGAGGTCTCCTGGACTCCAAACAACGCTAGCACTCAGGACAGCTACAAGCTTTCGTACGACGAAGTGGAAAGACTTACCGGCGATACGACGTCTCTGACAGTCGATAAAACGAAGGTAAAG gTGACGTTGGACGCGCTTCTTCCGGGTCGGAACTACTCGATAAGTGTCCAGGCTATGAGCAACAAGGCTGAATCAGTTGAGTCGGTGATATACCAAGTGACCCGACCGGCCAGTCCGATCATCGAGGATCTTAAATCGATCGAAAAGGGGCTGAACATATCTTGGAAGAGCGACGTAAACTCGCGTCAGGAGAAGTTCGAGGTTACTCACAACAGAAATGACACCGGGGAGAGTACGACGACCTCGACTATCGAGTCTCACATCGATCTAAAGGACTTGTTTCCGGGTGCAGGGTACGAGATTCGGGTCGTCGCGATCAGCCATGGCCTCAGAAGTGAGCCCCACGTCCACTTTCAGGCTGTCC TCCCTCATCCGCCGAAGAATTTGAGCATTGAGAAAGTGCGGAGGAACGGGGTCGTCGTACGGTGGGAGGCACCGACAGATTCCATGTTCACGGAATTCGCCATTCGTTATCAAACCGAGGATGATACCACCTGGCACGATGTGGCGAGCTTGAGCAATACCGAGGCTGAAATAGATGACATGACACCCGGCGAACGGTACATCATCAGGGTAAACACGGTCAGCTTCGGGATCGAGAGCTTGGATTCGCTGCAAGTAAATCAGACAATTC AACCAAATCCAGTACTAAACATCACGCTGACTTCGGACTCTACTAATGTTACCTTGGAATGGCCGAGGCCAGAGGGCAGGATAGAGACGTATGTGATAAGATGGTGGTTGGTGAACGATAGCGATTCTATTCGCACTAAGAACGTCACAGAGAGTACGGTttctgccgctgctgctgcttctggTCCGAAGGAAGGTGTGCAATTGAGGAAGGAACTGATTGGCGAGTTGACACCAGGCATGGAGTACTCGTTCTCGGTTTACACCGTGTCCTACAACCTGGTCAGCGACGTGACCAATCTCACTACGAGAACAA TGCCGTTAATCCAGTCCGAAGTCGTGGTTGTCATCGACCAAGATTACCCCGACTCATTGACCCTCCTTTACACACCGACGCCAGTACAGTCGTCCCGTTTCGATCTTTATCGGTTCAGTATCAGCGACTCGAACAACAccattaaagaaaaaatggttAACGATACCGAGAACAAGGTGACGTTCAGCGGTTTGACACCgggaaaattgtacaacgtaACTGCCTGGACGGTTAGCGACAACGTCGAGAGTCAACCGCTACTCAGGCAGGACAGATTAT TCCCTGAACGAGTGACGAGGATACACGCGGTGAACATAAACGATACGAGGATAACGTTGGAATGGGATGTGCCTCGAGGCGAATACGACGCGTTCGAAGTGCAGTACATAAGCACGGACGAAAGTCTGGAGGAGAGCCTGATCCAAAACGTGACAAATCGCAACTCGATTACCATAAACAATCTGAGGCCTCATCGCAATTACACATTCACGCTGGTCGTGATATCCGGAACCGAGTCGACCTTCTTGAGAAAATCAAGTCCGGTAAGCGCCAGCTTTACAACGAGCGAATCTTATCCGGGAAAAGTCGAGGTGTTCCAACCTTCGAACGTCTCGCCAAGCGACATCACCTTCGAGTGGTCCCTGCCGAGCCAGGATCAGAATGGAGTCATTCGGAAGTTCAGCATCACGTACGGACTGGAG GGCTCGACTCACACGCAAGTCAAGGACTTCAAACCGACCGAGTTGCAGGGCGTGATCAAATCGCTGATACCAGGAAAGACGTACATATTTCGAATCCAGGCGGAAACGAGGATCGGCTTCGGGCCGGAGGTCGtttggaaacaaaaaatgcCAATTCTGGCGCCTCCGAAGCCTCCGACTCAGGTCGTACCCTCGGAGGTATGCAGAAGCAGCACCACCATCCAGATACGTTTCAGGAAAAACTACTTCAGCGAACAGAACGGAGCTGTCACTTCCTACACCATCATCGTCGCCGAGGACGACAGCAAAAATGCCTCCGGTCTGGAAATGCCCAGCTGGAAAGACGTCCAAGGTTACAGCATCTGGCCTCCGTATCAG GTAATGGAACCTTATTACCCGTTCAAAAATGGCTCCGTCGAAGACTTTACGATCGGTGGAGAAAATTGCGACGGTAAAACCGGCTACTGTAACGGCCCGTTGAAATCTGGCTCGACGTACAAAGTAAAGGTCCGGGCATTCACGGCTCCTGACAAGTTCACCGATACCAGTTACAGTTTTCCCATTCAGACAG aCAAGGACAATACGGCTATCATTGTCGGCGTTACAGTTCCGATCGTTTTACTGCTGACATTCTTAGGGCTCGGTCTGATAATAAGACGAAGGAGAAGTCAAGGTAGAAAAACGACGGAAACACGAGTTACCGACGATCTATCGTTGCCTGGAAGTGTAATTGAGATAAG CCGTCCAATACGGGTGGAAAACTTCGCGGATCACTATCGAATGATGTCCGCGGATTCCGATTTCCGTTTCTCCGAGGAGTTTGAGGAGCTGAAACACGTCGGCAGAGATCAGCCCTGCACGGCGGCCGATCTACCTTGCAATCGGCCGAAGAACCGCTTCACCAACATCCTCCCTTACGATCATAGCAGGTTTAAACTGCAGCCAGTCGACGACGAGGAAGGTTCGGACTACATAAACGCGAACTACGTGCCG GGTCACAACTCGCCGAGGGAGTTCATCGTCACGCAAGGACCGCTGCATTCGACGCGCGGCGACTTCTGGCGAATGGTTTGGGAGAGCAATAGTCAGGCAATAGTGATGCTGACGCGTTGCATAGAGAAGGGAAGAGAGAAATGCGATCGTTACTTTCCCGAGGACACGCTTCCGGCATACTACGACGAGATTTGCGTCACTATGCTGAACGAGTGGCAATATCCCGACTGGCGCATAAGGAACTTCATGTTGTGCAAG GGCAAAGTCGAGCGGGAAATCCAGCACTTCCACTTCATGACCTGGCCCGACTTCGGGGTTCCAAGCCCGCCGCAAACCTTGGCGAGATTTGTGCGAGCTTTCAGGGAACGCGTTGGGCCCGATCAGAGACCCATCGTGGTTCACTGCAGCGCCGGGGTCGGCAGAAGCGGCACTTTCATCACCTTGGACAGGATACTGCAACAGATTTTGGTATCAGATTACGTCGATATATTCGGCATTGTCTGCGCCATGAGGAAGGAGAGGGTCTGGATGGTGCAGACCGAGCAGCAGTACATTTGCATACATCAGTGTTTGCTTGCTGTCTTGGAAGGGCAGGACAACATCGGACCGATTAGGGAAATTCACGACAATCAAGGATTCGAAG gGAAGAACCGAAGCtctgttgaaaattcaaagaacCCAGCCGAGGCTGAGAAGGAAAGGTGA